Proteins found in one Methanospirillum hungatei JF-1 genomic segment:
- a CDS encoding serine/threonine protein kinase, which translates to MKTTIFPGPDLSLRKKSLYMWGVLIIHLLLAFQYLLVEFLFLSAPIRHGHGGGQGLGNAINLSLPSFSILFMLLILCHIISLVGARHSIRFIIGSGFGLVITATLTLGLLLFSRQSMNLLEMVYSHAILVIISLICSLLIGIYMVISQVWKGHGNENIRQGRDISSFPLPMNRYRNVRPIGEGGVGRIWYAERTGDGTPVVVKVPRTDDEMTGLSFMQEISIWRDLEHPHIATLLSANILPVPYIEIEYLPRSVADLKTPHPIPQALQIIQGLVSALIYAHGRGVIHCDIKPTNILLTHEGMVKLTDWGLARSGRDRRSVSGFSPTYAAPEQRSVYSECTAPTDIWQVGMVCAELLTGRPEIPSGTEPVFQTGEGEKLLSIILKCLVSDPAGRYQSIRELSVDLERIAPERSDDSGY; encoded by the coding sequence ATGAAAACTACCATCTTCCCCGGCCCGGATCTCTCTCTCCGAAAGAAATCACTTTACATGTGGGGAGTTCTGATTATCCATCTTCTTCTTGCATTCCAGTACCTTCTTGTGGAGTTTCTGTTTCTATCGGCCCCGATTCGGCACGGACACGGAGGAGGACAGGGATTGGGGAATGCGATAAACCTCTCCCTTCCTTCCTTCTCCATCCTGTTCATGCTTTTGATACTGTGCCATATCATCTCTCTTGTAGGGGCTCGTCATTCAATTCGATTCATTATTGGATCTGGATTTGGTCTGGTTATTACAGCCACCCTGACGTTAGGACTTCTGCTCTTTTCCCGCCAGTCCATGAACCTTCTTGAGATGGTCTATTCTCATGCGATACTCGTCATTATTTCACTCATCTGCTCTCTTCTCATTGGGATATATATGGTGATCAGCCAGGTGTGGAAAGGTCATGGGAATGAAAATATACGTCAGGGCAGAGATATATCGTCCTTTCCCCTGCCGATGAACCGATACAGAAATGTCAGGCCTATTGGAGAAGGTGGCGTTGGAAGAATCTGGTATGCAGAGCGGACAGGTGATGGAACGCCGGTCGTCGTGAAAGTCCCACGAACGGATGATGAAATGACCGGTCTTTCATTTATGCAGGAGATCAGTATCTGGAGAGATCTGGAACACCCTCATATTGCCACACTTCTTTCTGCAAATATCCTCCCTGTTCCGTATATTGAGATAGAGTATCTCCCCCGATCGGTTGCAGATCTGAAAACCCCGCACCCAATACCACAGGCGTTGCAGATCATTCAGGGTCTTGTATCCGCTCTTATATATGCTCATGGCCGGGGAGTTATCCATTGTGATATAAAACCCACGAATATCCTTCTGACTCACGAAGGGATGGTAAAACTCACCGACTGGGGGCTTGCCCGGTCAGGGAGAGACCGACGGTCAGTATCGGGGTTTTCTCCAACCTATGCAGCCCCTGAGCAGCGTTCGGTGTATTCAGAATGCACCGCTCCAACGGACATCTGGCAGGTTGGAATGGTATGTGCCGAACTCCTCACTGGCAGACCGGAGATCCCGTCCGGAACAGAACCTGTCTTTCAGACCGGTGAAGGAGAGAAACTTCTATCAATTATTCTGAAATGTCTGGTTTCAGACCCAGCCGGACGATATCAGTCAATCCGGGAACTTTCAGTTGATCTTGAGAGGATTGCTCCTGAAAGAAGTGACGATTCTGGTTATTAA
- a CDS encoding methyl-accepting chemotaxis protein — MKTISAMTDWFDNATIGRKITLICLILVIIPTLVLGYVAYTSAESAIHESIKINLEVQSQDLEEATKTAYELTQVKVKSDLNVLHEHFYAKGKPEIINGNLMLGSSYKVNDNFEIVDNVQNLLGGAATIFQKKGDQAIRISTNVIGEDGKRAIGTPVSPAVYDAVINKGQTYYGTATVVGKKYITAYEPIKNAAGEIIGILFVGVEEGSTIGILQDQIKSKKIGENGYVFVLDSTGQALIHPTREGKNDSDLPFIKEIITKKKGYLEYSWDGRDKIAVFSYFEPFDWIIVANADYHDFTGPIDAIRNTIFIVVILGIIGGFIVATLFGRSISTRMDELVTLARQVRDGKLVAQTDRVYSQDEIGILSQAFSDVVHTFLQFRDEIRTLSTAAASGNLKTRGDSRKFQGDYALIIDGVNETVDAMAVPLNEAMILSKRYATGDFTARMNPDLQLKGEFVTFRDALDTIGIDVSKALAAVHAQMKELTEEMIEVSKRVDEVNAETNTAHKSIEDVSEGVGQVASIATAVNNLADKSGMATQQILTAMQDLATTVSSVAAKMEHVSVLTNMAAELSEKGKDAAGLAEKGMHGIMESSSEIEEMNQQISGQMQEINRIVDIISSIAEETNLLALNAAIEAARAGEAGLGFAVVAAEVKELANESQKSAENIALIISDLQKKSGAMAKAVQNSIIEVKSGNTAVGETLAVFNEIVESISTINSNMSEVAAASEEQAASVQEVTATVNEFSDMVQQTAKESVGLAAASEESSAAVGQITQMVAQVNESMERIGQTTDRAEKAVARIKEEMDQFTF, encoded by the coding sequence ATGAAGACCATTTCTGCCATGACCGACTGGTTTGACAACGCAACTATCGGACGGAAGATTACCCTCATCTGCCTGATTCTGGTCATTATCCCGACCCTTGTCCTGGGATATGTCGCCTATACCAGTGCAGAATCCGCAATTCACGAAAGCATAAAGATCAACCTGGAAGTTCAAAGTCAGGATCTGGAGGAGGCGACAAAAACCGCCTACGAACTTACCCAGGTCAAAGTGAAGAGTGATCTGAATGTTCTGCATGAGCATTTTTACGCGAAGGGGAAACCAGAGATCATCAATGGGAACCTGATGCTGGGCTCGTCCTACAAGGTTAATGACAACTTTGAGATCGTTGATAATGTCCAGAATCTGCTCGGCGGAGCGGCAACCATATTCCAGAAGAAAGGTGATCAGGCGATTCGTATCTCCACCAATGTTATCGGTGAGGATGGAAAACGTGCCATCGGAACCCCGGTCTCACCGGCAGTCTATGATGCCGTCATCAATAAAGGACAGACCTATTATGGCACGGCAACGGTTGTCGGAAAGAAGTATATCACTGCCTATGAACCGATAAAGAATGCTGCAGGAGAGATCATCGGTATCCTCTTTGTCGGTGTTGAGGAGGGTTCCACCATCGGTATCCTGCAGGATCAGATCAAGAGTAAAAAGATAGGTGAAAACGGGTACGTATTTGTCCTTGACAGTACCGGCCAGGCCCTTATTCACCCGACCAGAGAAGGGAAGAATGATTCAGATCTTCCATTCATCAAAGAGATTATAACCAAAAAGAAAGGATATCTGGAATATTCCTGGGATGGAAGAGATAAAATAGCAGTATTCAGTTATTTTGAGCCATTTGACTGGATCATCGTTGCAAATGCCGACTATCATGACTTCACCGGTCCCATTGATGCAATCCGCAATACTATCTTCATAGTTGTAATTCTGGGAATCATCGGTGGTTTTATCGTTGCCACCCTCTTTGGAAGATCCATATCAACACGGATGGATGAACTGGTCACGTTGGCAAGACAGGTCCGTGACGGTAAGCTCGTCGCTCAGACAGACCGGGTGTATTCTCAGGATGAGATCGGTATCCTCTCGCAGGCTTTTTCAGATGTTGTCCATACATTCCTCCAGTTCAGGGATGAGATCCGGACTTTGAGCACGGCTGCAGCATCCGGAAATCTGAAAACCAGAGGGGATAGCAGGAAATTCCAGGGTGATTATGCCCTCATCATCGATGGAGTCAATGAGACCGTGGATGCGATGGCTGTTCCCCTCAATGAAGCCATGATTCTATCCAAACGGTACGCAACCGGTGACTTTACGGCACGGATGAACCCTGACCTCCAGCTGAAAGGGGAGTTTGTAACATTCAGGGATGCCCTTGATACCATTGGTATTGATGTGTCCAAGGCTCTTGCAGCGGTTCATGCACAGATGAAGGAACTGACAGAAGAGATGATCGAAGTCAGTAAACGGGTTGATGAAGTCAATGCTGAGACAAACACCGCTCATAAGAGTATTGAGGATGTGTCAGAAGGAGTCGGACAGGTAGCATCCATCGCTACCGCAGTGAACAACCTGGCAGATAAAAGCGGTATGGCAACGCAGCAGATCCTGACTGCCATGCAGGACCTTGCAACCACGGTCTCTTCAGTTGCAGCAAAGATGGAGCATGTATCGGTACTGACCAATATGGCTGCAGAACTCTCAGAGAAAGGAAAAGATGCTGCAGGTCTTGCTGAGAAGGGGATGCACGGGATCATGGAGTCATCTTCAGAGATAGAGGAGATGAACCAGCAGATCAGTGGTCAGATGCAGGAGATCAACAGGATTGTTGATATTATCAGCTCCATTGCAGAAGAGACAAATCTGCTTGCCCTCAATGCTGCAATCGAGGCTGCTCGGGCAGGAGAAGCAGGCCTTGGCTTTGCCGTCGTTGCAGCTGAGGTCAAGGAGCTTGCAAATGAATCGCAAAAATCTGCAGAGAATATCGCGTTAATCATCTCCGACCTTCAGAAGAAATCTGGTGCCATGGCAAAGGCAGTCCAGAACTCGATAATAGAAGTCAAGAGCGGGAATACTGCCGTTGGTGAAACACTGGCAGTCTTTAATGAGATTGTTGAGTCAATCTCTACGATCAACTCGAATATGAGTGAGGTTGCCGCAGCAAGTGAGGAGCAGGCTGCATCGGTACAAGAGGTCACGGCCACGGTGAATGAATTCAGTGATATGGTGCAGCAGACGGCAAAGGAGTCGGTCGGTCTTGCAGCAGCAAGTGAGGAGTCATCAGCAGCCGTCGGACAGATCACCCAGATGGTAGCCCAGGTAAATGAGTCTATGGAGCGGATTGGTCAGACTACCGATCGGGCTGAAAAAGCGGTGGCCAGGATCAAAGAAGAGATGGACCAGTTTACCTTTTAA
- a CDS encoding RsbRD N-terminal domain-containing protein — protein sequence MLPLLIVVTIKDAELEQQSKEFLNVFLKNIQSGTIERIDGDEWRETRYYIEEVSQKRIELGFTASDTAIFIFSSDIDSLLEVIGSVILQR from the coding sequence ATGCTGCCATTACTCATCGTCGTGACCATCAAGGATGCAGAACTCGAGCAGCAATCAAAAGAATTCCTGAATGTCTTTTTAAAAAATATTCAATCCGGAACTATTGAACGGATTGACGGGGATGAATGGAGAGAGACGAGGTATTACATTGAAGAGGTTTCACAAAAAAGAATTGAACTTGGATTTACTGCATCAGACACCGCGATTTTTATATTCTCCTCTGATATAGACTCCTTATTGGAAGTGATAGGGTCCGTGATATTACAAAGATAG
- a CDS encoding response regulator produces the protein MNRTILQDHTSALHVLVVDDEEDVRLATAEYLAVLHNIKADLAGSGEEALLLLLNTRYDAIISDYEMEDMSGIDLLKTIRARGDDTPFIIFTGRGREEVVIAAFENGADGYVMKGGEIRSQFAELAQKVTTIAQKKQTEKALSEIQDQFAEIYINSPIAIELYDKDGRLLDINPACCDLFGVHSSDDVRGFSLFDDPNVPKERLEALKKGETIRYRSVFDFDLVKNLNLYTTSSGEKFKSLYNQQGRKDNHRSADYPDVSWRPPAVRIPGPYR, from the coding sequence ATGAACAGAACAATTTTACAGGACCATACATCTGCACTTCATGTCCTTGTCGTGGATGATGAAGAAGACGTCAGATTAGCAACCGCTGAGTACCTGGCTGTCTTACATAACATAAAGGCTGACCTTGCCGGATCAGGAGAAGAGGCGCTTTTACTACTTCTTAATACCCGGTATGACGCTATCATCTCAGATTACGAGATGGAGGATATGAGTGGTATTGACCTCCTAAAAACTATCAGGGCACGGGGTGACGATACTCCGTTTATCATATTCACCGGACGGGGACGGGAAGAGGTGGTTATCGCTGCTTTTGAGAACGGAGCAGACGGGTATGTCATGAAAGGGGGCGAGATACGATCGCAGTTTGCTGAACTTGCCCAGAAAGTGACCACCATCGCACAGAAAAAACAAACCGAGAAAGCCCTCAGTGAGATACAAGATCAGTTCGCAGAGATATACATTAACTCACCAATAGCAATCGAGCTCTATGACAAGGATGGCAGACTGCTGGACATCAACCCTGCCTGTTGTGATCTGTTCGGTGTGCACTCATCGGATGACGTCAGGGGATTCTCCCTCTTTGATGATCCGAATGTACCCAAAGAGAGGCTTGAAGCATTAAAGAAAGGGGAGACAATTCGATATCGTTCGGTCTTTGACTTTGATCTGGTGAAAAATTTAAATCTCTATACAACCAGCTCTGGTGAAAAATTTAAATCTCTATACAACCAGCAAGGCAGGAAAGATAACCATCGAAGTGCAGATTACCCCGATGTATCATGGCGACCACCAGCTGTCAGGATACCTGGTCCATATCGTTGA
- a CDS encoding PAS domain-containing protein encodes MKNLNLYTTSKAGKITIEVQITPMYHGDHQLSGYLVHIVDVTEETLAQDEIKNQKLFLDRLLETIPIPVFYNDTRGRYIGCNQAFEHYIGFTKEQIVGKTVYDIAPQELADTYYAKDKELLDAPKTQTYESQVWYADGTMHNVIFYKATLLDQNGNIQGLIGMILDITERKQAEEVIRQKEEYIRTVLDNLPIGVAVNSVSPTVAFSYHNANFLKFYRIPEKALKEPDVIWDYIYEDPEYRKNIRERVISDCASGDPSRMHWDDIPIIREGEETTYISAMNIPIPLSTLMISTVWDVTARKKAEDELKQANRLLEGMLNGIPDIIGIQNPDHTIIRYNQAGYDALGLSPEEVAGRPCYSFIGRTRPCEICATSKALQSKKQEMVEKYVPELKRYLICRSNPNLDDDGNVQLIVEQLTDITDRKQIEEAIGQSNQKLRLLTGLTRHDILNILTAIYFYHELALENSDPNTIHEYITRAQEAGKRIEATIGFTREYEEFGIVSSGWQELYSIIESAKREINVGAIRIENQISTSLLVYADPIIRKVFSTLIENAIRHGKKITYIRFSVAHKDNDLIIICEDNGVGIPLNDKAHIFGRGFGNHTGIGLFLAREILSITNLSIREVGEEGKGARFEILVPDGKWRE; translated from the coding sequence GTGAAAAATTTAAATCTCTATACAACCAGCAAGGCAGGAAAGATAACCATCGAAGTGCAGATTACCCCGATGTATCATGGCGACCACCAGCTGTCAGGATACCTGGTCCATATCGTTGATGTCACTGAAGAAACCCTGGCACAGGATGAGATAAAAAACCAGAAACTATTCCTGGACCGGCTTTTGGAGACCATCCCGATCCCGGTCTTTTATAACGATACAAGAGGGAGGTATATCGGGTGTAATCAGGCATTTGAGCACTATATCGGGTTCACAAAAGAACAGATCGTCGGGAAGACGGTATATGACATTGCCCCACAAGAACTTGCAGATACCTATTATGCAAAAGATAAGGAACTTCTTGATGCCCCAAAGACCCAGACCTATGAGTCACAAGTATGGTATGCTGATGGAACAATGCACAATGTCATCTTCTATAAGGCGACACTCCTTGATCAAAACGGGAACATTCAGGGCTTAATCGGAATGATCCTTGATATCACCGAGAGAAAACAGGCTGAAGAGGTAATCCGCCAGAAAGAAGAATACATCAGAACTGTTCTTGACAACCTTCCCATAGGTGTTGCGGTTAACTCTGTATCGCCCACGGTTGCATTTTCCTATCATAATGCCAATTTCCTGAAATTTTACCGGATACCTGAGAAAGCACTCAAAGAACCTGATGTTATCTGGGATTACATCTATGAAGATCCTGAATATCGCAAAAACATACGCGAACGGGTGATTTCAGACTGTGCCAGCGGTGATCCAAGCCGGATGCACTGGGACGATATCCCCATCATCAGGGAAGGGGAAGAGACCACCTACATCAGTGCCATGAACATTCCGATTCCCCTGAGCACTCTGATGATATCAACCGTCTGGGATGTGACTGCAAGAAAGAAGGCAGAAGATGAACTCAAACAGGCAAACCGTCTCCTTGAAGGGATGCTCAATGGTATTCCTGACATCATCGGGATACAAAATCCTGATCATACCATCATCCGGTATAACCAGGCTGGATATGATGCCTTGGGGCTCTCGCCTGAAGAGGTCGCAGGAAGACCATGTTACTCCTTCATCGGACGAACCAGACCCTGTGAGATCTGTGCAACATCAAAAGCACTGCAGAGTAAAAAACAAGAGATGGTCGAGAAGTATGTTCCTGAACTGAAACGGTACCTGATCTGCCGGAGTAACCCGAACCTTGATGATGACGGAAATGTACAGCTCATCGTTGAACAGCTGACCGACATCACCGATCGGAAACAGATTGAAGAGGCCATCGGCCAGTCAAACCAGAAATTAAGACTCCTTACCGGCCTTACCAGGCATGATATCCTCAATATTCTCACCGCTATTTATTTTTATCATGAACTGGCCCTGGAGAATTCGGATCCTAATACCATACATGAGTACATTACCAGGGCACAGGAGGCTGGAAAGCGGATAGAGGCAACCATAGGCTTTACGAGAGAGTATGAAGAGTTCGGGATTGTCAGTTCAGGGTGGCAGGAACTATATTCCATCATCGAATCTGCAAAACGTGAGATTAATGTCGGGGCCATTCGGATAGAGAACCAGATCTCCACGTCGCTTTTAGTATATGCCGACCCCATCATAAGAAAAGTCTTCTCAACCCTTATCGAGAATGCCATCCGCCATGGCAAAAAGATTACCTATATTCGGTTTTCAGTCGCACACAAGGATAATGACCTTATTATTATCTGTGAGGATAACGGAGTGGGTATACCCCTCAACGACAAGGCACACATATTCGGCAGAGGATTTGGAAACCATACCGGTATAGGACTCTTCCTGGCACGGGAGATTCTCTCGATTACCAATCTCTCCATCAGGGAAGTTGGTGAAGAAGGGAAAGGGGCACGATTTGAGATCCTTGTTCCGGATGGGAAGTGGAGAGAATGA
- a CDS encoding response regulator: MKQVTLLLVDDEPPFLDAIRDYLSEYTEFYIDCALSGEEALEKIKTGRYDVVVSDYNMPEMTGVELLKGVRSFSRIPFILFTGMGEREIIDEAIENNVDFYLEKGEELHIIAFKLSQMILAGVYRSQKEDSGV; encoded by the coding sequence ATGAAGCAGGTAACTCTCCTCCTCGTTGATGATGAGCCCCCGTTCCTTGACGCAATACGGGATTATCTCTCTGAATATACAGAATTTTATATCGATTGTGCACTATCAGGAGAGGAGGCATTAGAAAAGATCAAAACCGGCCGGTATGATGTTGTGGTTTCAGACTACAACATGCCCGAGATGACCGGGGTTGAATTGCTGAAAGGAGTCAGATCTTTTTCCCGGATACCGTTCATCCTCTTCACCGGTATGGGTGAGCGGGAGATAATCGATGAGGCAATCGAAAATAACGTTGATTTTTACCTTGAAAAAGGTGAGGAACTCCATATAATTGCCTTTAAACTCTCACAGATGATCCTTGCCGGAGTGTACCGGAGCCAGAAAGAGGACTCCGGGGTCTGA
- a CDS encoding LamG-like jellyroll fold domain-containing protein, translating to MTLIHELLNNFRLDKRESAVSALIGIILVLFLMVLLTGIISAVLMGFLSGMSFKSAYIVVDAQYSTQNGYPSITLMHLQGDPGYLSEANTGGSGYPLTIRIETVDGSSVVVPLPPGQIWKPGTLLFITHSDTGYVVTADRTQIPGSRLNFPGNEIRISVIDALNQVLVYSKTFIINGTPVNTSQNNTTPEFLRGAGYSVSAWIRFTSPPSPTSPDQKWATVVVDGDRDSNRRFHLQHSSDNSRFEFAFRTAQMAAGGRSASYIQSPSGPVQDQWFHVVGVYNQTSGAIRLFVNGAEVASRILDSSGIAASPGLYQTGGPDGIRFNSAINQRKLRGEIRGISTIDEEMFPAEIRSIYNTG from the coding sequence ATGACATTAATCCATGAATTATTGAATAATTTTCGTTTGGATAAGAGAGAATCAGCAGTGAGTGCTCTTATCGGAATCATCCTTGTACTCTTTCTGATGGTACTCTTAACCGGTATTATATCAGCCGTTTTAATGGGGTTTTTATCCGGCATGAGTTTTAAATCAGCATACATTGTCGTGGATGCACAATATTCTACCCAAAACGGATATCCGTCAATTACCCTCATGCATCTGCAGGGAGATCCCGGGTATTTATCTGAAGCGAATACCGGAGGGAGCGGATATCCACTCACAATTCGTATCGAGACGGTAGATGGCAGCTCAGTTGTAGTCCCACTTCCCCCTGGGCAGATATGGAAGCCTGGAACCTTGCTCTTCATCACCCATTCTGATACTGGCTATGTCGTGACTGCGGATAGGACACAGATTCCCGGATCAAGACTCAATTTTCCTGGAAATGAAATCCGGATATCAGTAATCGATGCCCTGAACCAGGTGCTGGTGTATTCAAAGACCTTCATTATTAATGGAACACCGGTGAATACGTCACAGAATAATACTACACCAGAGTTTCTTCGGGGAGCTGGATATTCGGTATCAGCCTGGATCAGGTTCACCTCCCCGCCTTCTCCCACAAGTCCGGATCAGAAATGGGCAACGGTGGTGGTTGATGGTGATCGTGACAGTAACCGGCGGTTTCATCTTCAGCATAGCAGTGACAATTCAAGGTTTGAGTTTGCCTTCCGTACGGCACAGATGGCAGCAGGTGGGAGGTCTGCATCATATATTCAGTCACCTTCCGGGCCGGTGCAGGATCAGTGGTTCCATGTAGTCGGGGTTTATAATCAGACGAGTGGAGCTATCCGCCTGTTTGTGAATGGTGCAGAAGTTGCCTCACGGATTCTGGACTCTAGTGGGATTGCTGCTTCACCAGGGCTGTATCAGACCGGGGGACCAGATGGTATCAGATTCAATTCAGCGATAAATCAGCGGAAGTTACGGGGAGAGATACGGGGCATATCCACCATTGATGAGGAGATGTTCCCTGCTGAGATACGATCAATCTACAATACCGGATGA
- a CDS encoding sensor histidine kinase, with translation MALKQANRQLSLLSSITRHDILNMVTVLLLYLERLEGECADPELCEAYGKMTSATRMIQGQIEFTRVFEDIGLHEPVWQKTGEILARLNVPSRVLFKSSLPDISVFADPMLEKVFYNLLDNSIRHGQRVTEIHVSSHMTDTTLVIVWEDNGVGIPADEKEEVFERGFGKNSGLGMFLARDILLLTGIEIHEIGEYGVGARFEIQIPKGGWIYS, from the coding sequence ATGGCTTTAAAACAGGCAAACCGTCAGCTCAGTCTCCTGTCCAGTATCACCAGGCATGATATCCTGAACATGGTGACCGTCCTGCTCCTCTATCTTGAACGATTGGAAGGGGAGTGTGCAGATCCGGAATTGTGTGAAGCATATGGCAAAATGACCTCTGCAACCAGGATGATACAGGGCCAGATAGAGTTTACCAGGGTCTTTGAGGATATCGGATTACACGAACCGGTATGGCAAAAGACTGGTGAGATCCTTGCCCGGCTGAATGTGCCATCCAGGGTCCTGTTTAAGAGTTCATTACCCGACATCTCTGTCTTTGCAGATCCCATGCTGGAAAAGGTGTTTTATAATCTGCTGGATAATTCTATCCGCCATGGTCAGCGGGTTACAGAGATCCATGTCTCTTCACACATGACTGATACGACCCTGGTTATTGTGTGGGAAGATAACGGGGTCGGGATTCCTGCAGATGAGAAAGAAGAGGTGTTCGAGAGAGGATTTGGGAAGAACTCCGGTCTGGGTATGTTTCTTGCCAGGGATATTCTTCTCCTGACCGGAATTGAGATTCATGAGATCGGTGAATATGGTGTCGGGGCCCGGTTTGAGATACAGATTCCGAAAGGTGGATGGATATATTCATGA
- a CDS encoding PAS domain-containing protein — MVLLGNEYISVSFSLKGTPCEQVISGGFCQYNDEISLAFPACKELEKYEFRGYLGTPLRNSSGEVIGSLCALFQKPFETSLYVRQILDIIAVKAAADIERSHIEQKLRENQQMLAEAMDLAHLVNWEYDAVADIFTFDDRFYAMYGTTAEKEGGYLMSSDTYAREFVHPDDLYVVAEEEHKALTASDPDFISQREHRIIRRDGEVRSI, encoded by the coding sequence ATGGTCCTTCTGGGAAATGAGTACATTTCTGTCAGTTTTTCCCTGAAAGGAACCCCCTGTGAACAGGTGATATCAGGTGGTTTTTGTCAGTATAATGATGAGATCTCCCTTGCATTTCCTGCATGTAAAGAACTTGAAAAGTATGAATTCAGGGGATACCTTGGAACCCCTCTTCGTAACTCATCCGGAGAGGTAATAGGCAGCCTCTGTGCCCTGTTTCAGAAACCCTTTGAGACCTCCCTGTATGTCAGGCAGATACTGGATATCATCGCAGTTAAGGCTGCTGCAGATATTGAGCGTTCCCATATTGAACAAAAGCTCAGAGAAAACCAGCAGATGCTTGCAGAGGCGATGGATCTTGCCCACCTGGTAAACTGGGAGTATGATGCGGTTGCTGATATTTTTACCTTTGATGACCGGTTTTATGCCATGTACGGGACAACAGCAGAGAAGGAAGGGGGATATCTGATGTCATCGGATACATATGCCCGTGAGTTTGTCCATCCAGATGATCTGTATGTGGTTGCTGAAGAGGAGCACAAAGCCCTCACCGCCTCCGATCCTGATTTTATCTCCCAGCGTGAGCACCGGATTATCCGCAGGGATGGTGAAGTCCGCTCCATTTAG
- a CDS encoding PAS domain-containing protein gives MRAYVFRKDGCLNAQTSHATPKETRISTLVRVSRLYNKSGDVAGSIESIRDITELKRIEEKLRKSEERFRGMAEHSSDLIVVLNKELEAVYLSPSSKNINGYEPSELIGKAVDGAANTVFSDCQQEFLKVVAELKKGTALDNIEICLTKKDGSQAYIDISVVPVIEQGILTGAQVLIRDITERKKTELATQALMVSMVGTTGYNSLRKIVCTIQSWIHADCVLLG, from the coding sequence ATGAGAGCATACGTTTTTCGAAAAGATGGGTGTCTGAATGCACAGACCAGTCATGCAACCCCGAAAGAAACGCGGATCTCAACTCTCGTCCGTGTCAGCAGGTTATACAATAAATCAGGTGATGTGGCCGGTTCCATCGAATCAATACGGGATATCACCGAGTTGAAAAGAATTGAAGAGAAACTCCGGAAAAGTGAAGAACGATTCCGGGGTATGGCTGAACATTCATCTGATCTGATCGTGGTCCTGAACAAGGAACTGGAGGCAGTATACCTCTCCCCTTCGTCAAAAAATATCAACGGTTATGAACCTTCAGAGCTCATCGGAAAAGCGGTTGATGGCGCTGCAAATACGGTTTTTTCTGATTGCCAGCAGGAGTTTCTAAAAGTTGTAGCCGAACTTAAAAAAGGGACCGCTCTGGATAACATCGAGATATGTCTCACAAAAAAGGATGGAAGTCAGGCATATATCGATATATCAGTAGTGCCGGTGATCGAGCAGGGGATATTAACCGGGGCACAGGTCTTAATTCGGGATATTACCGAACGGAAAAAGACTGAACTTGCAACCCAGGCCCTGATGGTGAGCATGGTCGGGACAACCGGGTATAATTCCCTTCGAAAAATCGTATGCACCATTCAGTCCTGGATTCATGCCGACTGCGTATTACTCGGTTAA